A portion of the Planctomycetota bacterium genome contains these proteins:
- a CDS encoding MBL fold metallo-hydrolase: MTEARLDVVAIGSLAKNKYWKEKSPAREEYATATLIRAGKMTILVDPGWPAEVLRAALFYRAGLEPGAVTHVFVTHFDPAHRRGIALFAKAKWWMYEEEIRYADAELPDDAPDRRILGRIEEAPEHLAPGVDLYPTFGHTPGHASLLVYSAVESTIVTGDAVLTRDHFEQGDLGEPPWDLVKAKESFQEILQIADALVPGHDNLFLCRTGGGLV, from the coding sequence ATGACGGAGGCAAGGCTGGACGTCGTCGCCATCGGAAGCCTGGCGAAGAACAAGTATTGGAAGGAGAAGTCGCCGGCCCGCGAAGAGTACGCGACGGCGACGCTCATCCGCGCGGGCAAAATGACGATCCTGGTGGACCCCGGCTGGCCGGCCGAGGTCCTCCGTGCGGCGCTCTTTTATCGCGCGGGCCTCGAGCCGGGGGCGGTGACGCACGTTTTTGTGACGCATTTCGACCCGGCCCACCGGCGGGGGATCGCCCTCTTCGCGAAGGCCAAGTGGTGGATGTACGAGGAGGAGATCCGTTACGCGGACGCGGAGTTGCCGGACGACGCCCCGGACCGGCGGATCCTGGGTCGCATCGAGGAGGCGCCGGAGCACCTGGCGCCGGGGGTGGACCTGTATCCGACGTTCGGCCACACGCCGGGCCACGCGTCGCTGCTGGTCTATTCGGCCGTCGAGAGCACGATCGTGACGGGCGACGCGGTTCTGACGCGCGACCATTTTGAGCAGGGCGACCTGGGCGAGCCGCCGTGGGACCTCGTGAAAGCGAAGGAATCGTTCCAGGAAATCCTCCAGATTGCTGACGCCCTCGTGCCCGGCCACGACAACCTGTTTCTGTGCCGGACGGGCGGGGGGTTGGTCTGA